A section of the Streptococcus oriscaviae genome encodes:
- a CDS encoding aldo/keto reductase has protein sequence MKHFTMNNGLTIPAIGFGTFLSKDGEEVYNAVLTALKAGYRHIDTAAIYGNEASIGRAIKDSGIPREGLFITTKLWNDAHGYEEAKAAFAKSMEKLQLDYLDLYLIHWPNPLAIRDRWQMANAAAWRAMEELVEEGKIRSIGVSNFMVHHMEELLKTATIVPAVNQIRLAPGVYQEEIVAYCKEKGIILEAWSPLGRGELFEHPTMLALAEKYGKTVAQIALAWSWAHDFLPLPKSVTDKRIVENIQFQDIQLSDEDLAQITAITGVTGAYNPNEVGF, from the coding sequence ATGAAACACTTTACAATGAACAATGGCTTGACCATTCCTGCTATCGGTTTTGGGACCTTCCTATCCAAAGATGGTGAAGAGGTCTACAATGCTGTACTGACAGCTCTCAAGGCGGGTTATCGCCATATTGATACAGCAGCCATTTACGGCAATGAGGCCAGCATAGGCCGTGCTATCAAGGATTCCGGCATTCCGCGTGAGGGGTTATTCATTACTACCAAACTCTGGAATGATGCCCACGGCTATGAGGAAGCAAAGGCTGCTTTTGCCAAATCCATGGAAAAATTGCAGCTAGATTATTTGGATCTCTATCTCATTCATTGGCCAAATCCGCTTGCTATCCGCGATCGTTGGCAAATGGCTAATGCGGCTGCCTGGAGAGCCATGGAAGAATTGGTAGAAGAAGGGAAAATCCGCTCAATTGGTGTCAGCAATTTCATGGTTCACCACATGGAAGAACTCTTAAAGACAGCGACCATAGTACCTGCTGTCAACCAAATTCGTCTGGCACCGGGAGTCTATCAAGAGGAGATTGTCGCCTACTGTAAGGAAAAGGGCATTATCCTCGAAGCCTGGAGTCCACTGGGCAGGGGAGAACTCTTTGAACATCCGACCATGCTCGCCTTGGCTGAAAAGTATGGTAAGACAGTTGCCCAGATAGCTCTTGCCTGGTCTTGGGCACATGATTTTCTTCCACTACCAAAATCTGTAACTGATAAGCGGATTGTGGAGAATATCCAATTCCAAGACATCCAGTTATCAGATGAAGATTTAGCTCAAATTACCGCTATTACTGGCGTAACAGGTGCCTACAATCCAAATGAAGTTGGATTTTAA
- a CDS encoding helix-turn-helix transcriptional regulator produces the protein MKESRLFGLLYTILERKRVTAKELAEKFEVSIRTIYRDLDALSASGIPVYTQKGRTGGIAIAEEFVLSKSLLTVDEREQILSSLHGLSAAGKGDEDQLLTKLSALFRLKQTKWIEIDFSFWQKDQAYDSLFQDIKEAILDKKILAFTYFSSREEESRRRVKPIRLLFKGQDWYLYAYCLLRKDFRYFKLSRIRQLKTENIQFEEDFGDFRLKTELPQQDTIAVCLKFDRNQAFRVYDELGQLVSEDQAGNLYATVHLPADYNLYQYIFSFGEGVEVLKPESVRHQVKEMIEKMAEKYKS, from the coding sequence ATGAAAGAGAGTCGTCTATTTGGACTGCTTTATACGATTTTAGAGCGAAAAAGAGTAACTGCCAAAGAATTGGCAGAAAAATTCGAGGTATCTATCCGAACCATTTATCGAGATTTGGACGCTCTCAGTGCCAGCGGCATTCCAGTCTATACCCAAAAGGGGAGAACAGGCGGGATTGCAATAGCAGAAGAATTTGTCCTCAGCAAGTCACTCTTAACGGTTGATGAGAGAGAGCAGATACTATCATCCCTCCATGGTTTATCTGCTGCCGGAAAGGGGGATGAAGATCAACTTCTGACCAAGTTGTCCGCACTTTTTCGGCTCAAGCAAACCAAATGGATTGAGATTGATTTTAGTTTCTGGCAGAAAGATCAGGCTTACGACTCTCTTTTTCAGGATATAAAAGAAGCTATTCTAGATAAGAAAATCCTTGCTTTTACCTATTTTTCAAGCAGGGAGGAAGAAAGTAGACGTCGAGTCAAACCTATCCGCCTTCTTTTTAAGGGACAGGATTGGTATCTCTACGCCTATTGCTTGTTACGAAAGGACTTTCGCTATTTTAAACTCTCTCGCATCCGCCAATTGAAAACAGAAAATATTCAGTTTGAGGAGGATTTTGGAGATTTTCGTTTGAAAACAGAGTTGCCACAGCAAGATACTATCGCAGTTTGTCTGAAATTTGACAGGAATCAGGCTTTTCGTGTTTATGATGAACTGGGTCAGCTTGTCAGTGAGGATCAGGCAGGTAACCTTTATGCAACTGTTCATTTACCAGCAGATTATAATCTGTATCAATACATTTTTTCCTTCGGAGAGGGCGTAGAGGTACTGAAGCCGGAGTCTGTCCGCCATCAGGTCAAAGAGATGATTGAAAAAATGGCAGAAAAATATAAAAGCTGA
- a CDS encoding ClbS/DfsB family four-helix bundle protein, giving the protein MARPSSKTDLLEAASSQYEQLQNLMASLTDIELTSPFDFSGDSKKKEAHWARDKNLRDVLIHLYEWHQLLLKWVAANQGGQSQTFLPAPYNWRTYGQMNMAFWEKHQTTPLEEARALFEESHQAVLDLAASFSNEQLFNKNVFDWVGGTSLGSYFVSATASHYDWAIKKLKAHRKKCGNIIRER; this is encoded by the coding sequence ATGGCTAGACCAAGCAGCAAGACAGATTTACTAGAAGCAGCCAGCAGTCAGTATGAACAACTGCAAAATTTAATGGCAAGTTTGACAGATATTGAATTGACAAGCCCCTTTGATTTTTCCGGAGATAGTAAGAAAAAAGAAGCCCATTGGGCCAGAGATAAGAATCTCAGAGATGTCCTCATTCACCTTTATGAATGGCACCAACTCCTGCTCAAATGGGTTGCTGCCAATCAAGGCGGTCAGAGTCAGACCTTTCTTCCCGCACCTTATAACTGGAGAACCTACGGGCAGATGAACATGGCTTTCTGGGAAAAGCACCAAACAACTCCCTTGGAGGAAGCCAGGGCGCTTTTTGAAGAATCCCATCAGGCGGTTCTTGATCTAGCAGCATCCTTTAGCAATGAGCAGCTCTTTAACAAGAATGTCTTTGACTGGGTAGGAGGAACTAGTCTAGGTTCTTATTTTGTCAGTGCCACAGCCAGCCACTACGACTGGGCCATTAAAAAGCTTAAGGCTCATAGGAAAAAGTGTGGGAATATAATCCGAGAAAGGTAG
- the glyQ gene encoding glycine--tRNA ligase subunit alpha translates to MSKKLTFQEIILTLQQFWNEQGCLLMQAYDTEKGAGTMSPYTFLRAIGPEPWNAAYVEPSRRPADGRYGENPNRLYQHHQFQVVMKPSPANIQELYLESLERLGINPLEHDIRFVEDNWENPSTGSAGLGWEVWLDGMEITQFTYFQQVGGLATGPVTAEVTYGLERLASYIQEVDSVYDIEWADGVKYGEIFIQPEYEHSKYSFEVSDQDMLLENFTKFEKEAERALEEGLVHPAFDYVLKCSHTFNLLDARGAVSVTERAGYIARIRNLARVVAKTFVAERKKLGFPLLDEATRAELLKEDAE, encoded by the coding sequence ATGTCAAAGAAGTTAACATTTCAAGAGATTATCTTGACCTTACAACAATTTTGGAATGAGCAGGGCTGCTTGCTCATGCAGGCCTATGATACGGAGAAGGGGGCGGGTACTATGAGTCCCTACACTTTCTTGCGTGCTATCGGGCCTGAGCCCTGGAATGCGGCCTATGTGGAGCCATCTCGTCGTCCTGCGGATGGTCGTTACGGGGAAAACCCAAACCGTTTGTACCAGCACCACCAATTCCAAGTGGTGATGAAACCATCTCCTGCCAATATCCAAGAGCTCTACTTGGAATCTTTGGAGCGTTTGGGCATCAATCCTTTGGAGCATGACATTCGCTTCGTTGAGGACAACTGGGAAAACCCATCAACAGGTTCAGCAGGTCTGGGTTGGGAAGTTTGGCTGGACGGGATGGAAATCACGCAGTTTACCTACTTCCAACAGGTCGGAGGCTTGGCAACTGGCCCTGTCACAGCTGAGGTAACCTATGGTTTGGAGCGTTTGGCGTCCTACATCCAAGAAGTGGACTCGGTCTATGACATTGAGTGGGCAGACGGTGTTAAATACGGTGAAATCTTTATCCAGCCAGAGTATGAGCATTCCAAGTATTCTTTTGAAGTATCAGACCAGGATATGCTCCTTGAAAACTTTACCAAGTTTGAAAAAGAAGCAGAGCGGGCTTTGGAAGAGGGCTTGGTTCACCCAGCCTTTGACTATGTGCTCAAATGCTCTCATACCTTTAACCTGCTGGATGCGCGTGGAGCTGTGTCTGTAACTGAGCGTGCAGGCTATATCGCCCGTATCCGAAACCTTGCCCGTGTCGTTGCCAAGACCTTTGTGGCAGAGCGCAAGAAACTGGGCTTCCCACTCTTGGATGAAGCAACACGAGCGGAATTGTTGAAGGAGGATGCAGAATAA
- the glyS gene encoding glycine--tRNA ligase subunit beta, producing MTKNLLVELGLEEIPAYIVTPAMQQLRDRMASFLTDNRLAFDSMDVFSTPRRLAVRVRGLADQQTDLTEDFKGPAKKIALDADGNFTKAAEGFVRGKGLTTADIEFREIKGEEYVYVTKHEAGQPAKAVLAGIPEVLKAMTFPVSMTWGSNKFAYIRPVHTLTVLLDDEALDMDFLDISSGRTSRGHRFLGNETEIASADSYEADLRGQFVITDPAERQNMIVEQIKAIEDKENVSVEIDQDLLNEVLNLVEYPTAFMGSFDTKYLEVPEEVLVTSMKNHQRYFVVRDKAGKLLPNFISVRNGNDQYLDNVIKGNEKVLVARLEDGEFFWREDQKLKIADLVERLKVVTFHEKIGSLYEHMERTKVIAAKLADLAGLSADEKADVARAADIYKFDLLTGMVGEFDELQGIMGEKYALLAGEKPAVAAAIREHYLPNSAEGELPESKVGAVLALADKFDTLLSFFSVGLIPSGSNDPYALRRATQGIVRILEAFGWEIPLDQLIAELYSLNFASLTYDNQPAVMDFIRARVEKMMDKAIPKDIREAVLASSTFVVRLQLAASSAIFQKAKEADYKEAVENLSRVFNLAEKAEATVIDQALFENDQEKALAAAVSSLELTEDMAGNLDKLFALSPVIAAFFDNTMVMVEDEAIKANRLALLKALADKASAVAVFNLLNSK from the coding sequence ATGACAAAGAACTTACTTGTTGAACTGGGCTTGGAAGAAATCCCTGCCTATATCGTAACCCCTGCCATGCAGCAATTGCGGGACCGCATGGCCAGCTTTTTGACAGACAACCGTTTGGCTTTTGACAGCATGGATGTCTTTTCTACACCACGCCGTTTGGCAGTTCGTGTCCGTGGTTTAGCGGACCAGCAGACTGACCTGACAGAAGATTTCAAGGGTCCTGCTAAGAAGATTGCCTTGGACGCAGATGGCAACTTCACCAAGGCGGCAGAGGGCTTTGTCCGTGGCAAAGGCCTGACAACTGCTGACATCGAATTCCGCGAGATTAAGGGCGAAGAATATGTTTACGTGACCAAACACGAGGCTGGTCAGCCAGCCAAGGCAGTCTTGGCCGGCATTCCAGAGGTCTTGAAGGCCATGACCTTCCCTGTCAGCATGACCTGGGGCTCTAACAAGTTCGCTTACATCCGCCCTGTCCACACCCTGACTGTTCTCTTGGACGACGAGGCACTAGACATGGACTTCTTGGACATTTCATCAGGTCGCACCAGCCGTGGTCATCGTTTCCTTGGAAATGAAACTGAAATTGCAAGTGCAGATTCTTACGAGGCAGACCTGCGTGGGCAGTTTGTCATCACCGATCCCGCTGAGCGTCAAAATATGATCGTCGAGCAAATCAAGGCTATCGAGGACAAAGAGAATGTGAGCGTTGAGATTGACCAAGACCTCCTCAATGAAGTTCTCAACTTGGTCGAGTACCCAACTGCCTTCATGGGCTCCTTTGACACCAAATACCTGGAAGTACCAGAAGAAGTCTTGGTGACTTCCATGAAAAACCACCAGCGATACTTTGTGGTGCGGGACAAGGCTGGCAAACTCTTGCCAAACTTCATCTCTGTCCGCAACGGAAATGACCAGTACCTTGACAATGTCATCAAAGGAAATGAAAAAGTCTTGGTGGCCCGTTTGGAAGACGGCGAGTTCTTCTGGCGTGAAGACCAAAAACTCAAGATTGCCGACTTGGTTGAACGCCTCAAAGTCGTGACCTTCCATGAGAAAATCGGCTCCCTTTACGAGCACATGGAGCGCACCAAGGTCATCGCAGCAAAATTGGCTGACTTGGCAGGTTTGTCTGCGGATGAAAAGGCTGATGTGGCGCGTGCGGCAGACATCTACAAGTTTGATCTCTTGACAGGGATGGTCGGTGAGTTTGATGAACTGCAAGGAATCATGGGCGAGAAGTATGCCCTTCTTGCAGGGGAAAAACCTGCGGTGGCAGCAGCTATCCGTGAGCATTACCTGCCGAACTCAGCAGAAGGCGAATTGCCTGAAAGCAAGGTCGGTGCGGTCTTGGCACTGGCTGATAAATTTGACACCCTCCTATCCTTCTTCTCAGTAGGTCTCATTCCATCTGGTTCCAACGACCCATACGCCCTTCGTCGTGCAACACAGGGGATCGTGCGGATTTTGGAAGCCTTTGGTTGGGAAATTCCATTGGATCAGCTGATTGCGGAGCTCTACAGCTTGAACTTTGCTAGCTTGACCTATGACAACCAGCCAGCTGTTATGGACTTTATCCGTGCCCGTGTGGAGAAGATGATGGATAAGGCGATTCCGAAAGACATCCGTGAGGCTGTGCTGGCTAGCTCAACCTTCGTGGTCAGACTGCAACTGGCAGCCAGCTCTGCTATTTTCCAAAAAGCAAAAGAGGCTGACTACAAGGAAGCCGTGGAAAACTTATCGCGGGTCTTCAACCTGGCTGAAAAGGCGGAAGCGACTGTCATTGACCAGGCCCTCTTTGAAAATGACCAGGAAAAAGCCCTTGCTGCGGCAGTATCTAGCTTGGAGTTGACAGAAGACATGGCGGGCAACTTGGACAAACTCTTTGCTCTCAGCCCAGTCATCGCTGCCTTCTTCGACAACACCATGGTTATGGTGGAAGATGAGGCGATCAAAGCCAACCGCTTGGCACTTTTGAAAGCCTTGGCGGATAAGGCAAGTGCGGTAGCGGTCTTCAATCTCTTGAATAGTAAGTAG
- a CDS encoding DUF896 family protein: MEQAKIDRINELARKKKAEGLTEEELQEQAALREEYIEGYRRSVRAHVEGIKIVDEEGNDVTPEKLRQVQREKGLHGRSLDDPES, from the coding sequence ATGGAACAAGCAAAAATCGATCGCATCAATGAACTGGCCCGCAAGAAAAAGGCGGAAGGTTTGACGGAAGAGGAGTTGCAGGAGCAAGCAGCTCTTCGTGAGGAGTATATCGAGGGCTACCGCCGTAGTGTGCGTGCCCATGTCGAAGGCATCAAGATTGTTGATGAAGAGGGCAACGATGTGACGCCAGAGAAACTCCGCCAAGTCCAACGTGAAAAAGGCTTGCATGGCCGCAGTTTGGATGATCCAGAATCGTAA
- a CDS encoding site-2 protease family protein produces the protein MKKVGNWFVLGFSILFGLASAMYSTYGMAQLLPDNMMYWEVFVFGLGYLWFMGSFYLTIILHELGHAFFGWLTGFDLVALGLGNHLLVKTDQGWKWKETVIVQGAAAQYIGVKKDENDPRAILMFAGGLIVHLSLIVISALIGFVTGKWGLPLSQIFLNLSLFVLNANPSGMVDGAKIQELRAHPDYSRLTYHALRHTAQVMVDPTAANLSDFVLDIPILPGHLPQTHYLNWTEVLIFKGEYPEAQERLEKLIAVSDNDYIVKLAKLVLLEVYILRGLEEEARRLGQDKQIKSLLKYPAGNYQVIVALYHQRISKDSKALKKSLALAKKSLPNSPLLADEQAFYGSLLAELERESQL, from the coding sequence ATGAAAAAAGTTGGGAATTGGTTTGTGCTTGGTTTTTCGATTCTCTTTGGTTTAGCGAGCGCTATGTATTCGACCTATGGGATGGCTCAGCTTTTACCAGATAACATGATGTATTGGGAAGTTTTTGTGTTTGGTCTAGGCTATCTCTGGTTTATGGGAAGTTTTTATCTGACCATCATACTCCATGAACTGGGGCATGCCTTCTTTGGTTGGCTGACAGGTTTTGATTTGGTGGCGCTTGGCTTGGGCAATCACTTGTTGGTCAAGACTGATCAAGGCTGGAAATGGAAGGAAACAGTGATTGTGCAGGGGGCAGCAGCTCAGTATATCGGAGTCAAAAAAGATGAGAATGATCCGCGGGCGATTCTGATGTTTGCAGGTGGCTTGATTGTTCACCTCAGCCTTATTGTTATTTCTGCTCTGATTGGTTTTGTGACAGGTAAGTGGGGGCTCCCACTCTCGCAAATTTTCCTCAATTTATCTTTATTTGTCCTTAATGCCAATCCGTCTGGTATGGTGGATGGTGCCAAGATACAAGAGTTGCGTGCTCATCCTGACTACAGTCGGCTGACCTATCATGCCCTTCGTCATACAGCTCAAGTTATGGTGGATCCAACTGCAGCTAACTTGAGTGATTTTGTCTTGGATATTCCAATCTTACCAGGGCATTTGCCACAAACGCATTACCTCAACTGGACGGAAGTCTTGATTTTTAAGGGAGAATACCCAGAAGCCCAAGAGCGCTTGGAGAAATTGATTGCGGTATCTGACAATGACTATATCGTAAAGTTGGCAAAACTTGTTCTGTTGGAAGTCTATATTTTGCGGGGCTTGGAGGAAGAAGCAAGAAGGTTAGGGCAGGACAAACAGATCAAGTCCTTGCTCAAATACCCCGCGGGAAATTACCAAGTCATTGTCGCCCTCTATCATCAGCGGATTAGCAAGGATAGCAAGGCTCTGAAAAAGTCTCTGGCTTTGGCTAAAAAATCCTTACCCAATAGTCCTCTCTTAGCAGATGAACAGGCTTTCTATGGGAGTTTGTTGGCGGAGCTTGAGCGAGAAAGCCAGTTGTAA
- a CDS encoding MATE family efflux transporter has product MNDLTKGKPISVILRFALPLLLGSFFQLAYNFADSMIVGHTLGKTAFASVGSTASLVFLIIGFAQGLTNGLAIVAAQRFGAEDLEGLKKSFVHGLFYAAAISLVLTILSLVFLRPILEIMQTPPAIIDHSQAFLTAMFGGLTFTVFYNYLSSAIRSLGNSVTPLIALVIACFINIGLDFFFILTMGWGVFGAGFATITAQAFSVLYLVVYIHRKVPHYHISWADLRLDKENLKKHAQLGFPMGFQASIIAIGALTFQVMINQLGTDAIAAQSIALRTDQLAMLPMVNLGLAIATFTAQNYGAKLYDRILEGLKKTLLLSLAWSVVFAVLLILGNRFFSGLFLANANQEVLDLALIYYVINGSCYWIVAALFVLRSFIQGLGKGFIPTLAGFGELIMRASVAILGMMYFGFYGVAAANPAAWIGSVLVLIPSSIIFTNKLKNGEDI; this is encoded by the coding sequence ATGAATGACTTAACCAAGGGCAAGCCCATTAGCGTGATTCTCCGCTTTGCCCTTCCGCTTTTACTGGGCTCTTTCTTCCAGCTAGCCTATAATTTTGCAGACAGCATGATTGTAGGGCACACTCTTGGAAAAACAGCCTTTGCCAGTGTCGGCTCAACCGCCAGTCTGGTGTTTTTGATTATCGGTTTCGCTCAAGGTTTAACCAATGGACTCGCTATTGTGGCAGCCCAGCGCTTCGGAGCAGAAGACTTGGAGGGACTGAAAAAATCCTTCGTCCACGGACTCTTTTATGCTGCCGCAATCAGCCTAGTCCTGACCATCCTATCCTTGGTGTTTCTTAGGCCTATTTTAGAAATTATGCAGACACCTCCTGCTATCATTGACCACTCTCAAGCCTTTCTAACAGCTATGTTTGGTGGACTGACCTTCACCGTTTTTTACAACTACCTTTCTAGTGCTATCCGTAGCTTAGGAAATTCTGTCACACCGCTCATCGCTCTGGTCATTGCCTGTTTTATCAACATTGGATTGGACTTTTTCTTTATCCTCACCATGGGATGGGGTGTATTTGGAGCTGGTTTTGCGACCATTACTGCCCAAGCCTTTTCGGTTCTCTATCTCGTCGTTTACATCCACCGCAAGGTTCCCCATTACCATATCAGCTGGGCCGACCTTCGTCTGGACAAGGAAAATTTAAAAAAGCATGCCCAGCTTGGTTTTCCCATGGGCTTTCAGGCCAGCATCATAGCCATTGGGGCTCTGACCTTCCAAGTCATGATTAACCAACTGGGAACGGATGCTATTGCTGCCCAGTCTATCGCCCTTCGAACCGACCAGTTGGCAATGCTGCCAATGGTCAACCTGGGACTGGCCATTGCTACCTTCACTGCGCAAAATTATGGCGCTAAACTCTATGACCGCATCTTAGAGGGACTAAAAAAGACCCTCCTTCTTAGCCTTGCTTGGTCGGTGGTCTTTGCTGTCCTTCTCATCTTGGGGAACCGCTTCTTCTCAGGCCTATTTCTAGCCAATGCCAATCAGGAAGTACTGGATTTGGCTCTGATTTACTACGTTATCAACGGTTCCTGTTACTGGATTGTTGCTGCCCTTTTTGTCCTGCGGAGTTTTATCCAAGGCTTAGGAAAAGGATTTATTCCAACGCTGGCTGGTTTTGGGGAATTGATTATGCGTGCTAGCGTAGCCATTCTAGGCATGATGTATTTTGGTTTCTATGGAGTAGCTGCCGCAAACCCTGCAGCCTGGATAGGGAGCGTCCTAGTTCTAATTCCTAGCAGCATCATTTTTACCAACAAGTTAAAAAACGGGGAAGATATTTAA
- a CDS encoding potassium channel family protein yields MSSAIGILGLGVFGTTIAKTLHKYDCSIIAVDNHESQINQLESFLTRGIVGDITDKDLLRAAGIDNCDTVVVATGRNLESSVLAVLHCKALGIPKVIAKVKSKTAKEVLLKIGADKVISPERETGISLAKHILHRDTTDLIELEGNVSLIEFHPPAKWIGKSLAQLKLRQNYKMNIIGYRSKHSKELNIQFTPDYVFNEDELIMAVADNNTVDHFEEYTNKM; encoded by the coding sequence ATGTCATCAGCTATTGGAATTTTGGGTCTTGGGGTTTTTGGAACCACCATCGCAAAGACCCTTCACAAATATGATTGCAGCATTATTGCAGTCGATAACCATGAAAGTCAGATTAACCAGCTTGAGTCATTTCTTACTCGCGGTATCGTGGGCGACATTACAGACAAAGATCTTCTGCGAGCTGCAGGGATTGACAACTGTGATACTGTTGTCGTCGCAACTGGCCGCAACTTAGAGTCAAGTGTCTTGGCAGTTCTTCACTGCAAGGCTCTGGGAATACCTAAGGTCATCGCCAAGGTGAAAAGCAAGACTGCTAAGGAAGTCCTCCTCAAAATTGGGGCTGACAAGGTTATCTCTCCAGAGCGAGAAACAGGTATTTCTCTGGCCAAGCATATCTTGCACAGAGATACGACAGACTTGATTGAGCTAGAAGGCAATGTCAGCCTCATCGAATTTCATCCGCCAGCAAAATGGATTGGCAAGAGCCTAGCCCAGCTCAAGCTCCGCCAAAACTACAAGATGAACATCATCGGCTACCGCAGCAAACACAGTAAAGAACTCAATATCCAGTTCACTCCTGACTATGTATTTAACGAAGATGAGCTCATCATGGCTGTCGCGGACAACAATACCGTGGACCACTTTGAAGAGTACACCAATAAAATGTAG
- a CDS encoding TrkH family potassium uptake protein codes for MSFFKIRLTPSQRIVVSFLGVILTGSLLLHLPISQLPTSSATYWDNLFTTVSMVCVTGLFTVPVSETYTTFGQIICMLLIQIGGLSLISFIGLFALRGGRKISFVNMTTLQESLNRTDTKHFRRFTKSVFAFTFGAEALGALLLSFHFVPEFGWSKGLFTSAFVAVSAFCNAGFDNFGSTSLLRYIDNPLINLTLAALIIMGGLGFSVWFDFQTQIRKKGSFRKLRFHTRVVLGLTLTILSLGTLLTLITEYNNPATIGHLSFGNKVLASFFQTVTMRTAGFATIDYTKANPITLLLYIFQMMLGGAPGGTAGGVKITAFLTLILYARSEIMGLPHTNFKYRTIDNLTIRKAFATFSVFISVFLLGLLAISVTDAKQPLIYLSFEVMSALATVGVTANLTPSLTQAGQLIIMALMFFGRIGPMSFLISLSTRKPSKKETLHYSKSSMLV; via the coding sequence ATGTCTTTTTTTAAGATTCGCTTAACACCCAGCCAGCGGATTGTGGTGAGTTTCTTAGGAGTCATTCTGACAGGTTCACTCTTGCTGCACCTGCCTATCTCCCAGCTTCCCACTTCATCAGCAACATACTGGGACAACCTTTTTACGACAGTTTCTATGGTCTGTGTAACCGGGCTCTTTACGGTGCCGGTATCAGAAACCTACACAACTTTCGGTCAGATTATCTGCATGCTGCTCATCCAAATCGGTGGTTTGAGTCTGATTAGCTTCATTGGGCTATTTGCCTTGCGGGGTGGGCGAAAGATTAGTTTTGTCAACATGACCACCTTGCAAGAAAGTCTCAACCGAACGGATACCAAACACTTCAGACGATTTACCAAGTCGGTCTTTGCCTTTACCTTTGGGGCAGAGGCTCTGGGAGCCTTGCTGTTATCCTTTCATTTCGTTCCCGAATTTGGTTGGTCCAAAGGGTTATTTACATCGGCCTTTGTAGCAGTTTCTGCCTTTTGTAATGCAGGGTTTGACAACTTCGGTTCAACTAGCTTGTTGCGCTATATTGACAATCCCCTCATTAACCTGACTCTAGCTGCTCTCATTATCATGGGAGGTTTGGGCTTTTCTGTCTGGTTCGACTTTCAAACCCAGATTCGCAAGAAAGGCAGTTTTCGTAAACTTCGCTTCCACACCCGAGTAGTACTGGGGCTGACTCTGACTATCCTTAGTTTAGGAACCTTGCTGACTCTTATTACTGAATACAATAACCCTGCCACCATCGGACATCTTTCTTTTGGCAACAAGGTTTTGGCCAGCTTCTTCCAGACTGTTACCATGCGGACGGCAGGCTTTGCCACCATTGACTACACCAAGGCCAATCCCATCACCCTCTTGCTTTACATCTTTCAAATGATGCTGGGTGGAGCCCCAGGCGGAACGGCAGGGGGTGTCAAAATAACAGCCTTTTTGACCCTCATTCTCTATGCTAGAAGTGAGATTATGGGACTCCCCCATACCAATTTCAAGTATCGCACGATTGATAACCTGACCATCCGTAAGGCTTTTGCGACCTTCAGTGTCTTTATCTCTGTCTTCTTGTTGGGCCTTTTGGCCATCAGCGTGACAGATGCTAAACAGCCCTTGATTTACCTCAGTTTTGAGGTAATGTCCGCTCTGGCAACTGTCGGGGTAACTGCCAACCTAACACCAAGTCTGACACAGGCGGGACAACTGATTATCATGGCTCTTATGTTCTTCGGACGGATCGGGCCCATGTCTTTCCTTATCAGCCTTTCTACGCGGAAACCGTCCAAGAAGGAAACTCTACACTATTCAAAATCATCCATGCTTGTTTAA
- a CDS encoding Gx transporter family protein: MPHQSKHQTLLFITMLAAQAVVISLIERIIPTPFSFAPGAKLGLGNLITLIAIFTLPAKDSLKVVAIRLLISTLLGGTFSTFLYGLSGVTLSYLTMLAAKQLGPKRVSAIGISILGGMMHNMGQLLVFASIAQSLLVLNYLPILSVSGILSGFLVGLTGNFLLKKIPILRHYNREILAEWK; this comes from the coding sequence ATGCCACATCAATCCAAACATCAAACCTTACTGTTTATCACCATGTTGGCAGCACAAGCTGTTGTCATTTCCTTAATTGAACGCATCATTCCTACCCCCTTTTCGTTTGCACCAGGTGCAAAATTGGGGCTGGGCAATCTAATTACCCTCATCGCTATCTTTACCCTGCCTGCCAAAGACAGCCTGAAAGTCGTCGCTATCCGCCTGCTTATCTCGACTCTCTTAGGTGGTACTTTTTCTACTTTTTTGTATGGACTTTCTGGAGTCACCCTCAGCTACCTTACCATGCTGGCAGCCAAACAACTCGGTCCAAAGCGGGTCAGTGCTATTGGCATCTCCATTTTGGGTGGCATGATGCACAATATGGGGCAACTTCTCGTCTTTGCAAGCATTGCCCAATCCCTTCTCGTTCTCAACTACCTGCCTATCCTCTCTGTTAGCGGTATTCTATCGGGTTTTCTGGTCGGTTTGACCGGAAACTTCCTCCTCAAAAAAATCCCCATTCTCCGCCACTACAATCGAGAAATTCTCGCTGAGTGGAAATAA